The following are encoded together in the Streptomyces flavofungini genome:
- the prmC gene encoding peptide chain release factor N(5)-glutamine methyltransferase: MNLLLAEVAQATQRLADAGVPSPRNDAEELAAFVHGVKRGELHSVKDADFDARYWETIARREAREPLQHITGRAFFRYLELQVGPGVFVPRPETESVVGWAIDAVRAMDVVEPLIVDLCTGSGAIALAMAQEVPRSRVHAVELSSDALPWTRKNVEGSRVDLRQGDARDAFPELDGQVDLVISNPPYIPLTEWEYVAPEARDYDPELALFSGEDGLDLIRGIERTAHRLLRPGGVVVVEHADTQGGQVPWIFTEERGWADAADHPDLNNRPRFATARKALP; the protein is encoded by the coding sequence GTGAACCTGCTGCTCGCGGAAGTGGCCCAGGCCACCCAGCGGCTGGCCGACGCCGGCGTGCCCTCGCCGCGCAACGACGCGGAGGAGCTCGCCGCCTTCGTGCACGGCGTGAAGCGGGGCGAGCTGCACTCCGTCAAGGACGCGGACTTCGACGCCCGCTACTGGGAGACCATCGCGCGCCGCGAGGCCCGCGAGCCGCTCCAGCACATCACCGGCCGCGCCTTCTTCCGCTACCTGGAGCTCCAGGTCGGGCCCGGCGTCTTCGTGCCCCGCCCCGAGACCGAGTCGGTCGTCGGCTGGGCCATAGACGCCGTCCGGGCGATGGACGTCGTCGAACCGCTGATCGTCGACCTGTGCACCGGCTCGGGCGCCATCGCCCTCGCCATGGCGCAGGAGGTCCCGCGCTCGCGCGTGCACGCCGTGGAGCTGTCCTCGGACGCGCTGCCGTGGACGCGCAAGAACGTCGAGGGGTCCAGGGTCGACCTGCGCCAGGGCGACGCGCGCGACGCGTTCCCCGAGCTCGACGGTCAGGTCGACCTCGTCATCTCCAACCCCCCGTACATCCCGCTGACGGAATGGGAGTACGTTGCGCCGGAGGCCCGGGACTACGATCCCGAACTCGCCCTGTTCTCCGGCGAGGACGGCCTCGACCTGATCCGCGGCATCGAGCGCACCGCGCACCGGCTGCTGCGGCCCGGCGGGGTCGTCGTGGTCGAGCACGCGGACACCCAGGGCGGCCAAGTGCCGTGGATCTTCACGGAGGAGCGGGGCTGGGCGGACGCCGCCGACCACCCCGACCTGAACAACCGGCCGCGGTTCGCGACCGCCCGCAAGGCGCTGCCGTGA
- the prfA gene encoding peptide chain release factor 1, which translates to MFEAVEDLVGEHADLETKLADPSVHADQANARKLNKRYAELTPIVSTYRTWKQLGDDIETAREFAADDPDFAAEVKELDKERDEVTEKLRLLLVPRDPSDDKDVILEVKAGAGGDESALFAGDLLRMYLRYAERVGWKTEIIDATESELGGYKDVQVAVKTKGGQGATEPGQGVWARLKYEGGVHRVQRVPSTESQGRIHTSAAGVLVTPEAEEVDVEIHANDLRIDVYRSSGPGGQSVNTTDSAVRITHIPTGVVASCQNEKSQLQNKEQAMRILRSRLLAAAQEEAEKEAADARRSQVRTVDRSEKIRTYNFPENRISDHRVGFKAYNLDQVLDGDLDAVIQACVDADSAAKLAAA; encoded by the coding sequence ATGTTCGAGGCGGTCGAGGATTTGGTCGGCGAGCACGCCGACCTGGAGACGAAGCTCGCCGACCCTTCGGTCCACGCCGATCAGGCCAACGCGCGCAAGCTGAACAAGCGCTACGCCGAGCTGACCCCGATCGTCTCGACGTACCGCACCTGGAAGCAGCTCGGTGACGACATCGAGACCGCGCGCGAGTTCGCCGCCGACGACCCGGACTTCGCGGCCGAGGTCAAGGAGCTGGACAAGGAGCGCGACGAGGTCACCGAGAAGCTGCGTCTCCTGCTGGTCCCGCGCGACCCGAGCGACGACAAGGACGTCATCCTGGAGGTCAAGGCGGGCGCGGGCGGCGACGAGTCGGCGCTGTTCGCGGGCGATCTCCTGCGCATGTATCTGCGGTACGCCGAGCGCGTCGGCTGGAAGACCGAGATCATCGACGCCACCGAGTCCGAGCTCGGCGGCTACAAGGACGTCCAGGTCGCCGTGAAGACCAAGGGCGGCCAGGGCGCCACCGAGCCCGGCCAGGGAGTCTGGGCGCGGCTGAAGTACGAGGGCGGGGTGCACCGCGTGCAGCGCGTGCCCTCCACCGAGTCGCAGGGCCGCATCCACACCTCCGCTGCCGGTGTGCTCGTCACGCCCGAGGCCGAGGAGGTCGACGTCGAGATCCACGCGAACGACCTGCGGATCGACGTCTACCGCTCTTCGGGCCCCGGCGGTCAGTCCGTCAACACCACCGACTCCGCCGTGCGCATCACGCACATCCCCACCGGAGTCGTCGCCTCCTGCCAGAACGAGAAGAGCCAGCTCCAGAACAAGGAGCAGGCGATGCGTATCCTGCGCTCCAGGCTTCTCGCCGCGGCGCAGGAGGAGGCGGAGAAGGAGGCGGCGGACGCCCGTCGCAGCCAGGTCCGCACCGTCGACCGCTCCGAGAAGATCCGTACGTACAACTTCCCGGAAAACCGCATCTCCGACCACCGAGTGGGCTTCAAGGCGTACAACTTGGACCAGGTGCTCGACGGCGACCTCGACGCCGTCATCCAGGCCTGCGTCGACGCGGACTCCGCAGCGAAGCTCGCCGCCGCGTAA
- the rpmE gene encoding 50S ribosomal protein L31 — translation MKRDIHPEYVETQVSCTCGASFTTRSTISGGAIRAEVCSECHPFYTGKQKILDTGGRVARFEARFGKAAGSAKK, via the coding sequence TTGAAGCGCGACATCCACCCCGAGTACGTCGAGACGCAGGTCAGCTGCACCTGTGGCGCGTCGTTCACCACCCGTAGCACGATCTCCGGCGGCGCCATCCGCGCCGAGGTCTGCTCCGAGTGCCACCCGTTCTACACGGGCAAGCAGAAGATCCTCGACACCGGTGGCCGTGTGGCCCGCTTCGAGGCCCGCTTCGGCAAGGCTGCCGGCTCCGCCAAGAAGTAG
- a CDS encoding LCP family protein, with translation MTDESSPADAKPKHRGKGGRRRKPRSKRKKALVITAWSAAAVVVLGGTGLGYVYFKLNGNIKGVDINAALGTDRPENIDNGSQDILVLGSDSRSGKNAKYGKDEGAARSDTAMIVHVYKGHKKASVVSIPRDTLITRPECAVKDGDGKVDPGGQRQMFNTAYEVGGPACAVKTVEKMSGIRMDHYIEVDFTGFKKLIDTLGGVDITTQQPIKDKDSHLDLPAGSHTLNGEQALGLVRTRHGVGDGSDLGRIQLQQAFIKALMDQVKDINLFGNPKKLYDLADSATSAITTDSELDTVKDLAGFADGLKGIGSGDMKMVTLPVQYDLADRNRVVPLEEADQQVWDALKADRPIPKSATDKSAGDKGSAGKVVTSD, from the coding sequence ATGACCGACGAGAGCAGCCCCGCCGACGCGAAGCCGAAGCACCGCGGCAAGGGCGGTCGGCGACGCAAGCCGCGCAGCAAGCGCAAGAAGGCGCTCGTCATCACGGCGTGGTCCGCCGCCGCCGTGGTCGTCCTCGGGGGCACCGGCCTCGGCTACGTGTACTTCAAGCTCAACGGCAACATCAAGGGCGTCGACATCAACGCCGCGCTCGGCACCGACCGCCCCGAGAACATCGACAACGGCTCCCAGGACATCCTCGTCCTCGGCTCCGACTCGCGCTCCGGCAAGAACGCCAAGTACGGCAAGGACGAAGGCGCCGCCCGCTCCGACACGGCGATGATCGTGCACGTCTACAAGGGCCACAAGAAGGCGAGCGTGGTCTCCATACCCCGCGACACCCTCATCACCCGGCCCGAGTGCGCGGTCAAGGACGGCGACGGCAAGGTGGACCCGGGCGGGCAGCGCCAGATGTTCAACACGGCGTACGAGGTCGGCGGCCCGGCCTGTGCCGTCAAGACGGTCGAGAAGATGTCCGGCATCCGCATGGACCACTACATCGAGGTCGACTTCACGGGCTTCAAGAAGCTCATCGACACCCTCGGCGGCGTCGACATCACCACCCAGCAGCCGATCAAGGACAAGGACAGCCACCTCGACCTGCCGGCGGGCTCCCACACCCTCAACGGCGAGCAGGCCCTCGGCCTCGTCCGCACCCGGCACGGCGTCGGCGACGGCAGCGACCTCGGCCGCATCCAGCTGCAGCAGGCCTTCATCAAGGCCCTGATGGACCAGGTCAAGGACATCAACCTCTTCGGCAACCCGAAGAAGCTCTACGACCTCGCGGACTCCGCCACCAGCGCCATCACCACCGACTCCGAGCTGGACACGGTCAAGGACCTGGCGGGCTTCGCAGACGGCCTCAAGGGCATCGGCTCCGGCGACATGAAGATGGTCACGCTGCCCGTCCAGTACGACCTGGCCGACCGCAACCGCGTGGTGCCCCTGGAAGAGGCCGACCAGCAGGTCTGGGACGCCCTCAAGGCCGACCGGCCCATCCCCAAGTCCGCCACCGACAAGTCGGCGGGCGACAAGGGCAGCGCCGGCAAGGTCGTCACCAGCGACTGA
- the rho gene encoding transcription termination factor Rho, with amino-acid sequence MSDTTDLMGVTADTPATDASAAPATGASAGSRRRRGTGLEGMVLAELQQVASGLGIKGTARMRKSQLIDVIKEAQAAGGAPAKSAPATASAGDTETKPKRRATSRARTGEAAEKAAATKAAKSDEAAAAPAEQPKAAQQQIDIPGQPASEDKSTGGRGRRRVTAEAGSPETVTAEAKAQGEPKAEAGAVKTETEKADRGDRGDSGEGEGRQGRRDRQGRGRDRDRRGNKGDDQQGGGNRKEQGGRQDRQDRQQRDNGPQDDFDDEGGGRRGRRGRYRDRRGRRGREDFAGEPQVSEDDVLIPVAGILDILDNYAFIRTSGYLPGPNDVYVSLAQVRKNGLRKGDHVTGAVRQPKDGERREKFNALVRLDSVNGMAPESGRGRPEFNKLTPLYPQDRLRLETDPGVLTTRIIDLVSPVGKGQRGLIVAPPKTGKTMIMQAIANAITHNNPECHLMVVLVDERPEEVTDMQRSVKGEVISSTFDRPAEDHTTVAELAIERAKRLVELGHDVVVLLDSITRLGRAYNLAAPASGRILSGGVDSTALYPPKRFFGAARNIEDGGSLTILATALVDTGSRMDEVIFEEFKGTGNMELKLDRKLSDKRIFPAVDVDASSTRKEEILLGSDELAIVWKLRRVLHALDQQQAIELLLDKMKQTKSNAEFLLQIQKTTPAPGNGND; translated from the coding sequence GTGAGCGACACCACCGATCTGATGGGCGTGACTGCCGACACGCCCGCCACGGACGCCTCCGCGGCGCCTGCCACCGGTGCTTCGGCCGGGTCCCGGCGGCGCCGCGGCACCGGCCTCGAGGGCATGGTGCTGGCCGAACTGCAGCAGGTCGCATCGGGCCTGGGCATCAAGGGCACCGCCCGGATGCGCAAGAGCCAGCTGATCGACGTCATCAAGGAAGCGCAGGCCGCGGGCGGAGCTCCGGCGAAGAGCGCCCCCGCCACGGCGTCCGCCGGCGACACCGAGACCAAGCCGAAGCGCCGCGCCACCTCGCGGGCGCGCACCGGCGAGGCCGCCGAGAAGGCCGCCGCGACCAAGGCCGCCAAGTCCGATGAGGCCGCCGCGGCCCCGGCCGAGCAGCCGAAGGCCGCCCAGCAGCAGATCGACATCCCCGGCCAGCCGGCGAGCGAGGACAAGTCGACGGGCGGGCGCGGCCGTCGTCGCGTCACCGCCGAGGCCGGCAGCCCCGAGACCGTGACCGCCGAGGCCAAGGCCCAGGGCGAGCCGAAGGCCGAGGCCGGCGCCGTCAAGACGGAGACCGAGAAGGCCGACCGGGGCGACCGGGGCGACTCCGGCGAGGGCGAGGGCCGTCAGGGCCGCCGCGACCGCCAGGGCCGCGGCCGGGACCGCGACCGTCGCGGCAACAAGGGCGACGACCAGCAGGGCGGCGGCAACCGCAAGGAGCAGGGCGGCCGCCAGGACCGGCAGGACCGCCAGCAGCGCGACAACGGCCCGCAGGACGACTTCGACGACGAGGGCGGCGGCCGCCGCGGCCGCCGTGGCCGCTACCGCGACCGCCGTGGCCGTCGCGGCCGCGAGGACTTCGCGGGCGAGCCGCAGGTGTCCGAGGACGACGTCCTGATCCCGGTCGCGGGCATCCTGGACATCCTCGACAACTACGCCTTCATCCGGACGTCGGGCTACCTCCCCGGCCCGAACGACGTCTACGTCTCGCTGGCCCAGGTCCGCAAGAACGGCCTGCGCAAGGGCGACCACGTCACCGGTGCGGTGCGCCAGCCCAAGGACGGCGAGCGCCGCGAGAAGTTCAACGCGCTCGTGCGTCTGGACTCCGTGAACGGCATGGCGCCCGAATCCGGGCGCGGGCGGCCGGAGTTCAACAAGCTGACGCCCCTTTACCCGCAGGACCGGCTCCGTCTGGAGACCGACCCGGGCGTCCTGACGACCCGCATCATCGACCTCGTCTCGCCCGTCGGCAAGGGCCAGCGCGGTCTGATCGTGGCCCCGCCGAAGACCGGCAAGACCATGATCATGCAGGCCATCGCCAACGCGATCACGCACAACAACCCCGAGTGCCACCTGATGGTCGTCCTCGTCGACGAGCGTCCGGAAGAGGTCACGGACATGCAGCGGTCGGTGAAGGGCGAGGTCATCTCCTCGACCTTCGACCGCCCGGCCGAGGACCACACCACGGTCGCCGAGCTGGCCATCGAGCGCGCCAAGCGCCTGGTGGAGCTGGGCCACGACGTGGTCGTACTGCTCGACTCGATCACGCGTCTCGGCCGTGCGTACAACCTCGCCGCCCCGGCCTCCGGCCGCATCCTGTCCGGTGGTGTCGACTCCACCGCGCTGTACCCGCCCAAGCGGTTCTTCGGCGCCGCGCGCAACATCGAGGACGGCGGCTCGCTGACCATCCTCGCGACCGCGCTCGTGGACACCGGCTCCCGCATGGACGAGGTGATCTTCGAGGAGTTCAAGGGCACCGGCAACATGGAGCTCAAGCTCGACCGGAAGCTCTCGGACAAGCGCATCTTCCCGGCGGTGGACGTGGACGCGTCCAGCACCCGCAAGGAAGAGATCCTGCTCGGCAGCGACGAGCTCGCCATCGTCTGGAAGCTGCGCCGGGTGCTGCACGCGCTCGACCAGCAGCAGGCCATCGAGCTCCTCCTGGACAAGATGAAGCAGACGAAGTCGAACGCCGAGTTCCTGCTCCAGATCCAGAAGACGACGCCGGCGCCGGGCAACGGCAACGACTGA